A genome region from Candidatus Tanganyikabacteria bacterium includes the following:
- a CDS encoding Nif3-like dinuclear metal center hexameric protein: MLVWVARMDKHQIVGLVEALAPPRFAASWDNVGLQVGDLAGEARGVLVSVNPSLAAASYAIARRHNLLVTHHPLLFRPQKSLPTDREPGRTIAKLMGHDIALYAAHTNLDATACNRRIADLLGWKLDQVLDPAGREPWFKVAIFVPTSQAEDLARAMWEAGGRVAASDLASLTHPVEGTFRAKAPAGARSQMQTVAGTKLEVVARQRDLDDVLAAARRNHPYESPACDVLKLEGDGDAWGIGLFGDLPEPATIAAIAARVRTALDPRSMRLVGDATREVRRVAICSGSGSELCGVAADRGVELFITGEVRYHTALDARDRGLAILEIGHQASEEPVVDFLVGYLRERLPTTVPIEAFHEAEPFEILSPP; this comes from the coding sequence ATGCTAGTATGGGTCGCTCGCATGGACAAGCACCAGATCGTCGGGCTCGTCGAAGCCCTCGCGCCGCCGCGTTTCGCGGCGTCCTGGGACAACGTGGGCCTGCAGGTCGGCGACCTGGCCGGCGAGGCGCGGGGTGTGCTGGTCTCGGTGAACCCGTCGCTGGCCGCCGCGTCGTATGCGATCGCGCGCCGGCACAACCTCCTGGTCACCCACCACCCGTTGCTCTTCCGGCCGCAGAAATCCCTTCCCACCGATCGGGAGCCGGGCCGCACCATCGCCAAGCTCATGGGCCACGACATAGCCCTCTACGCCGCCCACACCAACCTCGACGCCACGGCCTGCAACCGCCGCATCGCCGACCTGCTGGGCTGGAAGCTGGATCAGGTGCTCGATCCGGCAGGCCGCGAACCTTGGTTCAAGGTGGCGATCTTCGTGCCCACGTCCCAGGCCGAGGATCTCGCCCGGGCGATGTGGGAGGCCGGCGGGCGCGTGGCCGCCTCGGATCTGGCGAGCCTCACCCATCCGGTGGAAGGTACCTTCCGCGCCAAGGCGCCGGCGGGTGCCCGCTCGCAGATGCAGACGGTGGCGGGCACGAAACTGGAGGTCGTCGCCCGGCAACGGGATCTCGACGACGTGCTCGCCGCGGCGCGCCGCAATCATCCCTACGAGTCGCCCGCGTGCGACGTGCTGAAGCTGGAAGGCGACGGCGACGCCTGGGGTATCGGCCTGTTTGGCGATCTGCCCGAACCCGCCACCATCGCGGCCATCGCCGCCAGGGTCCGTACGGCCCTGGATCCGCGTAGCATGCGCCTGGTCGGCGACGCGACGCGCGAGGTGCGGCGGGTGGCCATCTGCTCGGGTTCGGGCAGCGAACTGTGCGGCGTTGCCGCAGACCGCGGGGTGGAGCTGTTCATCACAGGCGAGGTGCGTTATCACACGGCCCTCGATGCCCGCGACCGCGGGCTTGCCATCCTCGAAATCGGCCACCAGGCTTCCGAGGAGCCCGTGGTGGACTTCCTGGTGGGCTACCTGCGCGAACGCCTGCCCACCACCGTGCCGATCGAGGCCTTCCACGAAGCGGAGCCATTCGAGATACTGAGCCCCCCATGA
- the lysA gene encoding diaminopimelate decarboxylase, whose translation MGPRGWEVGGCALDDLASEFGTPLYVMDERTIVTACDSFRSALAARYPGESDVLFASKALCTAAISRLVHEQGLATEVVSGGELATALHAGVPAERIYFQGNAKTRAELAFGLRSGVGRFVVDNLEELATLDDLAAKEGKVADVLLRVAPGIEAHTHEFIHTGQDDSKFGLYIPGDLDAAVRRILGSNNLRIKGVQAHVGSQIFDVAPFVAAAELGLDLAVRIRDEHGVTIEELDVGGGLGIAYVEGDDPPAIDEAMGAVARATAEGARSRGLPLPRLLVEPGRAIVGTAGCTVYEISTVKRHDGGKQYYLVDGGMADNPRPITYGAQYTCDAVKPPAQATAPRSWVLAGKACEEGDVLIREAALPDLRAGDRVVVWTTGAYCFAMASNYNRQPRPAMVLVEDGRAALIRARETYEDLLARDRLPDGPPFAPGAGRGVQGPGSR comes from the coding sequence CTGGGGCCGCGCGGCTGGGAAGTCGGGGGCTGCGCTCTGGACGATCTGGCTAGCGAGTTCGGCACGCCGCTGTACGTGATGGACGAACGCACCATCGTCACGGCCTGCGACTCGTTCCGGTCGGCACTGGCGGCGCGCTACCCGGGCGAGAGCGACGTGCTCTTCGCGTCCAAGGCGTTGTGCACGGCCGCCATATCCCGCCTGGTCCACGAGCAGGGCCTGGCCACCGAGGTCGTCTCGGGCGGCGAACTGGCCACCGCCCTGCATGCCGGCGTGCCCGCGGAGCGAATCTACTTCCAGGGCAACGCCAAGACCCGCGCCGAACTGGCTTTCGGCCTGCGCTCGGGCGTCGGCCGGTTCGTCGTGGACAACCTGGAGGAACTCGCCACCCTGGATGACCTGGCGGCCAAGGAAGGCAAGGTGGCCGACGTCCTGCTGCGGGTGGCACCGGGCATCGAGGCGCACACCCACGAGTTCATCCACACCGGCCAGGACGATAGCAAGTTCGGGCTGTACATCCCGGGCGATCTCGACGCGGCCGTGCGGCGCATCCTCGGATCGAACAACCTGCGCATCAAAGGCGTCCAGGCTCATGTCGGCTCCCAGATCTTCGACGTCGCTCCGTTCGTGGCCGCGGCCGAACTGGGACTGGATCTGGCCGTCAGGATCCGGGACGAGCACGGAGTGACCATCGAGGAACTGGACGTAGGCGGAGGCCTCGGCATCGCATACGTGGAAGGCGACGATCCGCCCGCCATCGACGAGGCCATGGGCGCCGTCGCCCGCGCCACCGCCGAGGGCGCCCGTTCCCGCGGCCTGCCGCTGCCGAGGCTGCTGGTCGAACCCGGGCGCGCCATCGTGGGCACGGCGGGGTGCACGGTCTACGAGATCAGTACCGTCAAGCGTCACGACGGCGGAAAGCAGTATTACCTGGTGGACGGCGGCATGGCCGACAACCCGCGGCCGATCACCTACGGGGCGCAGTACACCTGCGACGCGGTCAAGCCACCTGCCCAGGCGACGGCTCCGCGGTCCTGGGTGCTGGCCGGCAAGGCCTGCGAGGAGGGCGACGTGCTGATCCGCGAGGCGGCGCTCCCCGACCTGCGTGCCGGCGATCGGGTGGTGGTGTGGACCACGGGCGCGTATTGCTTCGCGATGGCGAGCAACTACAACCGCCAGCCGCGCCCCGCCATGGTTCTGGTCGAGGATGGCCGCGCCGCGCTGATCCGGGCGCGCGAGACGTACGAGGACCTGCTCGCCCGGGACCGGCTGCCGGATGGTCCGCCCTTCGCGCCTGGCGCGGGTCGGGGCGTGCAAGGGCCTGGCTCGCGATGA
- a CDS encoding TIGR00159 family protein yields the protein MITPESAFEALKAFVLALRWQDLLDVALVTFILYRLFLLIKGTRAVQLLRGLLLLLVAYLVANSLQLHTITWLVQSMATMIIVAIPVVFQPELRRALSLIGQGELFKGELFVPAKGQGDPARLVDELVAATKFLSSRKNGALIIIERQTGLNEFVETGTQIGGLVSAELITSLFQTSSPLHDGAIIVRGERIVAAGAVLPLSETIRRGQRRPIGTRHRAALGLTETTDALAVVVSEESGAVSIAKEGQLFRFLSEDELRSHLEEAYQVQRNLRPQTNQLGLALFGGKK from the coding sequence ATGATCACGCCGGAGTCGGCCTTCGAGGCCCTCAAGGCCTTCGTCCTGGCGCTGCGCTGGCAGGATCTGCTGGACGTCGCCCTCGTCACGTTCATCCTCTACCGCTTGTTCCTGCTGATCAAGGGCACGCGGGCCGTGCAGTTGCTGCGCGGGTTGCTCCTGCTGCTGGTGGCGTACCTGGTGGCCAACTCGCTGCAACTCCACACCATCACCTGGCTCGTCCAGAGCATGGCCACGATGATCATCGTGGCCATCCCGGTGGTCTTCCAGCCCGAACTGCGGCGGGCCCTGTCCCTCATCGGCCAGGGCGAACTCTTCAAGGGCGAACTGTTCGTACCGGCGAAGGGCCAGGGCGATCCGGCCCGCCTGGTGGACGAACTCGTGGCCGCGACCAAGTTCCTCTCCAGCCGCAAGAACGGGGCGCTGATCATCATCGAGCGGCAGACGGGCCTCAACGAGTTCGTCGAGACGGGCACGCAGATCGGCGGCCTGGTCTCGGCGGAGCTGATCACCAGCCTGTTCCAGACTTCGAGCCCCCTCCACGACGGGGCGATCATCGTCCGGGGCGAGCGCATCGTGGCCGCCGGCGCCGTGCTGCCGCTCTCGGAGACCATCCGCCGCGGGCAACGCCGGCCGATCGGCACGCGGCACCGCGCCGCCCTCGGCCTGACCGAGACCACCGACGCCCTGGCCGTCGTGGTTTCCGAGGAGTCGGGCGCAGTGTCCATCGCGAAGGAAGGCCAGCTATTCCGCTTCCTCTCGGAAGACGAGCTGCGGAGCCACCTCGAGGAGGCCTACCAGGTCCAGCGCAACCTGCGCCCGCAGACCAATCAACTCGGGCTGGCGCTGTTCGGCGGGAAGAAGTAG
- the uppS gene encoding di-trans,poly-cis-decaprenylcistransferase — protein MTRAQAPKAADQWQGVDRSRLPRHVAVIMDGNRRWAIARHLPGKSGHRAGRDTLRDLVKACVEIGIPYLTAFAFSTENWKRSADEVGFLWALFRDTLDREVDEMHANGVRMRFIGEIQELTPDLRERIAHAERRTAGNTALTLTIALNYGSRREIVSAARRLAEDVAAGALRPEDLDEATFGSYLYTGDQPDPDLLIRTSGEFRISNYLLWQLAYTEIYVTQTYWPDFGRADLRDALLAYQGRERRYGARP, from the coding sequence ATGACGAGGGCGCAGGCGCCGAAGGCGGCCGATCAGTGGCAGGGTGTGGACCGATCCAGGCTGCCGCGGCACGTCGCCGTCATCATGGACGGCAACCGGCGGTGGGCGATCGCCCGGCACCTCCCGGGCAAGTCGGGCCATCGCGCCGGGCGGGACACGCTGCGCGATCTCGTGAAGGCCTGCGTCGAGATCGGCATCCCGTACCTCACGGCTTTCGCATTCTCGACCGAGAACTGGAAGCGCTCGGCCGACGAGGTCGGCTTCCTGTGGGCCCTCTTCCGCGACACCCTCGACCGGGAAGTCGACGAGATGCACGCCAACGGCGTGCGCATGCGCTTCATCGGCGAGATCCAGGAGCTCACGCCCGATCTGCGCGAACGCATCGCGCATGCTGAGCGTCGCACCGCCGGCAACACCGCTCTGACGCTCACCATCGCCCTCAACTACGGCTCCCGGCGGGAAATCGTGTCGGCCGCCCGGCGCCTGGCCGAGGACGTCGCGGCTGGTGCGTTGCGTCCCGAGGACCTCGACGAGGCGACCTTCGGGAGCTACCTGTACACGGGCGATCAGCCCGATCCGGACCTGCTGATCCGCACCTCGGGCGAGTTCCGCATCTCCAACTACCTGCTGTGGCAACTCGCCTACACCGAGATTTACGTCACACAGACCTACTGGCCGGATTTCGGCCGGGCCGACCTGC